From one Microlunatus sp. Gsoil 973 genomic stretch:
- a CDS encoding ParA family protein, with protein sequence MPAPAETRVVVVANQKGGVGKTTTAVNLAAGLAMGGLNVLVVDLDPQGNASTALGIEHQQGTKGTYEVLIDGNDIADLVVESPEAPHLKVLPATVDLAGAEIELVSVVARENKLKRALRAYLAEHPTDYVLLDCPPSLGLLTLNALVAAGEVLIPIQCEYYALEGVSQLITTIELVTGELNDALRVSTVLLTMYDGRTRLSSQVADEVRSYFTEQTLPSVIPRSVRISEAPSYGQTVLTYHPDSAGAVSYLEAAREIARRGAKENA encoded by the coding sequence ATGCCCGCACCCGCGGAAACCCGGGTCGTCGTGGTCGCCAACCAGAAGGGCGGCGTCGGCAAGACGACCACCGCGGTCAACCTGGCTGCCGGGCTGGCCATGGGCGGCCTCAACGTCCTGGTGGTGGATCTCGACCCCCAGGGCAATGCCTCGACGGCGCTCGGAATCGAGCACCAACAAGGAACCAAGGGAACCTATGAGGTGCTCATCGACGGCAACGACATCGCAGATCTGGTCGTCGAATCGCCGGAAGCACCACATCTGAAGGTACTGCCCGCAACCGTCGACCTGGCCGGAGCGGAGATCGAACTCGTATCGGTGGTGGCACGGGAGAACAAGTTGAAGAGGGCGCTCCGTGCCTATCTCGCCGAGCACCCTACCGATTACGTTCTGCTCGACTGTCCCCCGTCCCTCGGCCTGCTCACGCTCAATGCGCTGGTCGCCGCCGGCGAGGTGCTGATTCCGATCCAGTGCGAGTACTACGCACTCGAGGGCGTGTCCCAGCTGATCACAACGATCGAGTTGGTGACCGGCGAGTTGAACGACGCCCTGCGGGTCAGCACCGTTCTGCTCACGATGTACGACGGGCGGACGCGTCTGTCGTCCCAGGTCGCCGACGAAGTGCGTTCCTACTTCACTGAGCAGACTCTGCCCTCGGTCATCCCCCGGTCGGTACGGATCTCAGAGGCGCCCAGCTATGGGCAGACGGTCCTGACGTATCACCCGGATTCGGCGGGTGCCGTGTCCTATCTCGAAGCTGCACGTGAAATCGCCCGTCGGGGCGCGAAGGAGAATGCATGA
- a CDS encoding ParB/RepB/Spo0J family partition protein has translation MSNTAPRGLGRGLGQLLQRSEPAPTNESDVPTMQTATSPELPTVAARSEPRVPVPEGSYFAEVPVDSIRPNPKQPRQVFDEDELNELAESITEVGLLQPVVVRPLERTDDKQSYELVMGERRWRATQAARLEVIPAIVRRTEDADLLRDALLENLHRSQLNPLEEAAAYQQMLQDFDCSQEELSRRIKRSRPQISNTIRLLKLPPSVQRRVAAGVLSAGHARALLMIEDHPAQERMAQRVVAEGLSVRATEELAALGDPAEDRRPRLREKKEPSPRAAELAERLSDRLETRVKVDQGRSRGRITIEFATDEDLDRIAQLLTS, from the coding sequence ATGAGCAACACAGCACCCCGCGGTCTCGGGCGGGGACTCGGCCAACTCCTCCAACGGTCCGAGCCGGCGCCGACCAATGAGTCCGACGTGCCGACGATGCAAACGGCGACCTCGCCGGAGTTGCCGACCGTCGCAGCGCGGAGCGAGCCGCGGGTCCCGGTCCCCGAAGGTTCCTACTTCGCCGAGGTGCCGGTGGACAGCATCCGGCCGAACCCGAAGCAACCGAGACAGGTCTTCGACGAGGACGAGCTGAACGAGTTGGCGGAGTCGATCACCGAGGTGGGCCTGCTCCAGCCGGTCGTGGTCCGCCCGTTGGAACGAACCGACGATAAGCAGAGCTATGAGCTGGTGATGGGGGAACGGCGGTGGCGGGCCACCCAGGCCGCCCGCCTCGAGGTCATTCCTGCGATCGTCCGGCGGACCGAGGACGCCGACCTGCTCCGCGACGCCCTCCTGGAGAACCTGCACCGCAGTCAGCTCAATCCGTTGGAGGAGGCGGCCGCCTATCAGCAGATGCTGCAGGATTTCGACTGCTCGCAGGAGGAGCTGTCCCGGCGGATCAAACGGTCGCGTCCCCAGATCTCCAACACGATTCGCCTGCTCAAGCTGCCTCCGTCCGTCCAGCGTCGGGTTGCTGCCGGCGTGCTGAGCGCCGGCCACGCCAGGGCGTTGCTGATGATCGAGGACCATCCCGCGCAGGAGCGGATGGCCCAGCGGGTCGTCGCCGAAGGCCTTTCGGTGCGTGCCACCGAGGAGCTGGCTGCCTTGGGCGACCCCGCAGAAGACCGCAGACCCCGGCTCCGGGAGAAGAAGGAGCCATCCCCGCGGGCTGCTGAGTTGGCCGAGCGACTCTCCGATCGCCTGGAAACGCGGGTCAAGGTGGACCAGGGACGGTCGCGGGGCCGGATCACGATCGAATTCGC
- a CDS encoding TetR family transcriptional regulator, giving the protein MDRNADATRRRLLDAATFEFAARGIAGARVDRIAAAAKSNKAQIYHYFGSKDALFDAAFSDMATGTVNEVPMDASNLPEYAGRLFDSYERRPWVQRLVTWYLLERGDAAAEPMAGIVQSNRDKVAAISDAQHRGLVTDAFSAPELLGLVLHLSLMWAMSLPEYLVVLGPVDVEQKRQLVVDGVTRLVR; this is encoded by the coding sequence GTGGACAGGAACGCGGACGCGACCAGACGCAGGCTGCTTGACGCCGCCACCTTCGAGTTCGCCGCACGCGGGATCGCCGGCGCCCGGGTTGACCGGATTGCCGCCGCCGCGAAGTCCAACAAGGCGCAGATCTATCACTACTTCGGCAGCAAGGATGCGCTGTTCGACGCGGCGTTTTCCGATATGGCGACCGGAACGGTGAACGAGGTCCCGATGGATGCGTCGAACCTTCCCGAGTACGCCGGCCGACTGTTCGACTCCTACGAACGGCGCCCGTGGGTCCAACGCCTGGTCACCTGGTATCTACTTGAACGCGGCGATGCGGCCGCCGAACCGATGGCCGGCATCGTGCAGAGCAATCGCGACAAGGTGGCGGCGATCAGCGACGCCCAGCACCGGGGTCTGGTGACCGATGCGTTCTCCGCGCCAGAACTCCTTGGTCTCGTCCTTCATCTGTCCCTGATGTGGGCCATGAGCCTGCCCGAATACCTGGTGGTCCTGGGACCGGTCGACGTCGAGCAGAAGCGCCAACTCGTGGTGGACGGCGTCACTCGTCTCGTTCGCTGA